A section of the Paenibacillus odorifer genome encodes:
- the pstB gene encoding phosphate ABC transporter ATP-binding protein PstB → MGTSATAVRESFQTEDLSIFYGTYEAVKGISLPFAENTVTALIGPSGCGKSTFLRSLNRMNDEISGSKTKGSIWIDGVDINAPGTDVIKLRQKIGMVWQKPNPFYKSIYDNIAFGPKYHGIKGKKALDEIVESSLRKAALWDEVKDRLKDSALALSGGQQQRLCIARALSVNPQILLLDEPASALDPVSTGKVEELIKELKEELRIVIVTHNMQQAARISDYTAYFYLGSLVEYDKTDKVFTNPENQMTQEYIMGRFG, encoded by the coding sequence ATGGGAACGTCGGCAACAGCAGTGCGTGAATCTTTTCAAACCGAAGACCTGAGTATTTTTTACGGAACATATGAGGCAGTAAAGGGGATAAGCCTTCCATTTGCTGAAAATACGGTTACTGCACTGATCGGCCCATCCGGCTGCGGTAAATCAACCTTTCTTCGTTCTTTGAACCGGATGAATGACGAAATTTCTGGCTCAAAAACAAAAGGAAGCATCTGGATTGATGGAGTGGATATTAATGCTCCGGGTACGGATGTGATTAAGCTGCGTCAGAAGATCGGGATGGTATGGCAAAAGCCAAATCCGTTCTATAAATCGATTTACGATAACATCGCTTTTGGACCTAAGTATCACGGCATTAAAGGCAAAAAGGCTCTTGATGAGATTGTTGAGAGCAGTCTTCGCAAAGCAGCATTGTGGGATGAGGTAAAGGATCGTTTAAAAGATTCAGCACTTGCACTTTCCGGTGGACAACAGCAGCGCCTTTGTATTGCTAGAGCGTTGTCGGTTAACCCGCAAATTCTGCTCTTGGACGAACCAGCATCAGCTCTAGACCCGGTCTCCACAGGTAAAGTAGAGGAGCTAATCAAGGAGTTGAAAGAAGAGCTTCGCATCGTTATTGTGACACATAATATGCAGCAGGCAGCTCGGATCTCTGATTATACCGCATACTTTTATCTAGGCTCCCTTGTCGAATATGATAAGACGGATAAAGTCTTTACCAATCCAGAGAATCAAATGACGCAAGAATATATCATGGGCCGATTCGGCTGA
- the pstA gene encoding phosphate ABC transporter permease PstA: MKPRTVNKIATSLIVFFAMLIVAILLGLLGYILFRGLSHISWDFLFSAPQKIRAGGGIGPQLFNSLFLLVLTLIITVPLGLGAGIYMAEYARPGKITGFIRLIVEVLSSFPSIVVGLFGLLLIVNYFNLGFSLISGALALTVFNLPLMVRITEQAFRSVPKQQKEAGFALGLSKWKIVTSVLFPVALPTIITGTILSAGRVFGEAAALMFTAGMSSPRLDFTNWNPLSANSPLNPFRPAETLAVHIWKVNSEGLAPDAAQIAAGASAVLVIMVLIFNLAARYFGRFIYRKLTASKRMN, translated from the coding sequence TTGAAGCCGAGAACCGTAAATAAAATTGCCACCAGTCTTATTGTATTTTTCGCGATGCTCATCGTTGCCATTCTACTTGGACTTTTGGGATATATCCTCTTTAGAGGCTTAAGCCATATCAGTTGGGATTTTCTTTTCTCCGCACCGCAAAAGATTCGTGCAGGTGGAGGGATCGGACCACAGCTATTTAACTCCTTATTCCTGTTAGTACTGACACTTATTATTACAGTTCCGCTTGGACTGGGTGCCGGTATTTATATGGCGGAATATGCTCGTCCCGGTAAGATTACCGGCTTTATTCGCTTGATTGTTGAAGTATTGTCATCTTTCCCTTCCATCGTAGTCGGCTTGTTTGGTCTATTGCTGATTGTTAACTATTTCAATCTAGGCTTCTCCTTAATCTCCGGTGCATTGGCATTGACGGTCTTTAATCTACCACTGATGGTGCGGATTACGGAGCAAGCTTTTCGTAGTGTTCCAAAACAACAAAAAGAGGCCGGTTTTGCACTAGGATTATCCAAGTGGAAAATTGTTACCTCGGTGTTGTTTCCGGTAGCATTACCTACAATTATTACAGGTACTATCTTGTCCGCTGGCCGTGTCTTTGGGGAAGCAGCTGCGTTGATGTTCACAGCAGGAATGAGTAGCCCTAGATTGGATTTCACCAACTGGAATCCACTTAGTGCGAATTCGCCACTGAATCCCTTCCGTCCAGCGGAAACGCTGGCTGTCCACATTTGGAAGGTCAACAGTGAAGGTCTAGCTCCAGATGCTGCACAGATTGCTGCGGGAGCTTCGGCGGTGCTTGTAATTATGGTGTTAATCTTCAATCTGGCAGCACGTTATTTCGGAAGATTTATTTATCGTAAGCTTACAGCTTCAAAAAGAATGAACTAA
- the pstC gene encoding phosphate ABC transporter permease subunit PstC gives MRVKLKNSRFEKHHIEDFVGRTYMSFCVLLLITIIVSMVYFVASKGISTFTSGNATVSEFLFGTKWSPEADTPSFGAFPFISGSFLVTLLAALIASPLSLCAALFMTEIVPGWGKKLLQPVIELLAGIPSVVYGFIGLSVIVPFLRNNLPGQGIGVAAGALVLSVMILPTITSVAADALASLPQNLKESSYALGATRWQTISRVIIPTTFPAIMTGIVLGMARAFGEALAVQMVIGNAPFVPKSLFESASTLTSVITLGMGNTTMGSPHNNALWSMALVLMLMTFVFVFFVRMLERRNKI, from the coding sequence TTGAGGGTGAAACTAAAGAACTCACGATTCGAAAAACATCATATTGAAGATTTTGTTGGACGTACTTATATGTCCTTCTGTGTATTACTGTTGATAACAATCATTGTATCGATGGTATATTTTGTAGCGTCTAAAGGAATTTCAACCTTCACAAGTGGTAATGCTACAGTTTCTGAATTTTTATTCGGTACAAAGTGGTCGCCAGAAGCGGATACGCCTTCCTTCGGAGCTTTTCCATTTATCTCGGGTTCCTTTCTGGTTACTTTGCTTGCCGCATTGATTGCTAGTCCACTTAGCTTATGCGCTGCGTTATTTATGACTGAGATTGTTCCAGGGTGGGGCAAAAAATTACTTCAACCTGTTATTGAGCTTTTGGCAGGGATTCCTTCGGTAGTATATGGTTTCATCGGATTAAGTGTAATTGTACCGTTTCTACGCAACAACCTGCCGGGCCAAGGCATCGGGGTAGCTGCAGGCGCGCTTGTGCTCTCGGTAATGATTCTTCCGACGATTACAAGCGTGGCTGCAGACGCGCTGGCTTCATTGCCGCAAAACTTAAAAGAATCTTCCTATGCGCTTGGTGCCACCCGGTGGCAGACGATTTCGCGGGTGATTATTCCAACAACCTTTCCTGCCATAATGACAGGGATTGTATTGGGAATGGCTCGTGCTTTCGGTGAAGCACTCGCTGTACAAATGGTTATCGGGAACGCGCCATTCGTACCAAAATCACTCTTTGAGTCAGCTTCTACCTTGACCAGTGTGATCACACTCGGTATGGGGAACACGACCATGGGCTCACCTCACAATAATGCACTGTGGAGTATGGCACTGGTTCTCATGCTGATGACTTTCGTATTTGTCTTCTTTGTGAGAATGCTTGAAAGGAGAAATAAAATTTGA